From the Clostridium sp. Marseille-P299 genome, one window contains:
- a CDS encoding sugar ABC transporter ATP-binding protein — MSEEIVLSMRHISKTFPGVKALEDVNFTLRKGEIHALMGENGAGKSTLIKVLTGVEEFELGEIKIAGNESSIVNRSPQEAQKNGISTVYQEVNLCPNLSVAENLYIGREPKKAGLIDWKVMNQRAKELLKSLKIEIDVTKPVENYSIAIQQMLAIARAVDMSAKVLILDEPTSSLDENEVEKLFSLMKFLKAEGVGIIFVTHFLEQVYEICDRITVLRNGALVGEYEVTSLSRVQLVAKMMGKDFDDLAEIKKTSGEIKQEKETIIDAKGIGHSGKIKPYDLHIQKGEVIGLTGLLGSGRSELARSLYGADKSDSGELIVKQQKVTIDTPLEAMKVGMAYLPENRKEEGIIADLSVRENIILALQAKKGMMHPLSKREQEKFADEYIALLQIKTADRDTPVKQLSGGNQQKVVLGRWLLTNPDFLILDEPTRGIDVGTKTEIQKLVVKLANEGMSILFISSEIEEMLRTCNRMAVLRDGQKVGELKEEDLNQNNIMKAIAGGEKDE, encoded by the coding sequence ATGTCAGAAGAAATCGTATTAAGCATGCGTCATATCTCCAAGACATTTCCCGGTGTAAAGGCTTTGGAGGATGTAAACTTTACTTTAAGAAAAGGAGAGATTCACGCCCTAATGGGTGAAAATGGTGCGGGTAAATCAACCTTAATTAAAGTACTAACTGGGGTAGAAGAATTTGAATTAGGAGAAATAAAAATAGCAGGGAATGAAAGTAGTATTGTGAATCGCTCCCCACAAGAAGCACAAAAAAATGGGATTAGTACAGTATATCAAGAAGTTAATTTGTGTCCAAATTTATCGGTAGCAGAAAATTTATATATTGGAAGAGAACCAAAAAAAGCAGGGCTAATTGATTGGAAAGTTATGAACCAAAGGGCAAAAGAACTTTTAAAAAGCTTAAAAATAGAGATTGATGTTACAAAGCCAGTCGAAAATTATTCCATTGCAATTCAACAAATGTTAGCAATTGCAAGAGCAGTCGACATGTCAGCAAAGGTTTTAATACTAGATGAACCGACTTCATCTCTGGATGAAAATGAAGTCGAAAAACTGTTTTCGCTGATGAAATTTTTAAAGGCAGAAGGAGTCGGTATCATATTCGTAACACATTTTTTAGAACAGGTTTATGAGATATGTGACAGAATTACAGTACTTAGAAATGGTGCTTTGGTAGGCGAGTACGAAGTTACAAGTCTTTCTAGAGTACAACTGGTAGCAAAGATGATGGGGAAGGATTTTGATGATTTAGCTGAAATAAAAAAGACTTCGGGGGAAATAAAGCAAGAGAAAGAGACAATTATAGATGCAAAGGGAATTGGTCATAGTGGGAAAATCAAACCTTATGATTTGCACATTCAAAAGGGAGAAGTGATTGGACTTACTGGCCTACTAGGCTCAGGACGCTCTGAGTTGGCAAGAAGCTTATATGGTGCAGATAAATCGGATTCAGGAGAATTGATTGTAAAGCAGCAAAAAGTAACAATAGATACACCGTTAGAGGCCATGAAGGTAGGAATGGCATATCTTCCAGAAAATCGGAAGGAAGAAGGAATTATTGCTGACTTATCGGTTCGTGAAAATATAATTCTAGCATTGCAAGCAAAGAAAGGAATGATGCATCCGCTAAGTAAGAGGGAACAAGAAAAATTTGCAGATGAATACATTGCACTTTTACAGATAAAAACCGCGGATCGAGATACTCCAGTAAAACAGTTGAGTGGAGGAAATCAACAAAAAGTAGTACTTGGTAGGTGGCTTTTAACAAATCCAGATTTTTTGATTCTTGATGAACCCACAAGGGGGATCGATGTTGGAACCAAAACAGAGATTCAAAAATTAGTTGTTAAATTAGCAAATGAGGGAATGTCGATTTTATTTATTTCTTCAGAGATAGAAGAAATGTTACGTACTTGTAATCGAATGGCTGTACTTCGTGATGGGCAAAAAGTTGGAGAATTAAAAGAAGAGGACTTAAACCAGAACAATATAATGAAGGCTATTGCAGGAGGGGAAAAGGAT